A stretch of Rhodoferax potami DNA encodes these proteins:
- a CDS encoding TRAP transporter substrate-binding protein, producing the protein MTLHVELCRHAARVLGQAFLTCLGLAMALMPITTAASPQLKLRVVGGLAGLNQYVQHEEPFWSQELARLSGGKYSAEIAPFDRSGIPAEEMLRLMSLGVIPFGTALLSAATSQYPMFGAMDLSGLNPDMASLKRHVTSFRPFLQKTLREKHGVEALAIYTYPAQILFCKKPLASLRELEKRRVRISSPSQADLIQGLGGVPVLVGFGQMLAHLQSGHTECAITGTMSGNTIGLSDITSHMYNLPFTWGLAIFGANTTAWNALPSDLRALLRKELARLETDIWNASERETADGLACNRGDPSCKHGRPGKMTQINPSPDDIKLVRELVKTTVLPRWQQRCNQHCRDMWESTIGSVPSDMPFPNSR; encoded by the coding sequence TTGACGCTACACGTTGAGTTGTGCCGCCACGCCGCACGGGTGCTGGGCCAGGCTTTCTTGACCTGCCTCGGGTTGGCCATGGCATTGATGCCCATAACCACTGCGGCATCACCCCAGCTCAAGCTCCGGGTCGTCGGAGGGCTGGCCGGATTAAATCAATACGTTCAACATGAAGAGCCGTTTTGGTCGCAGGAGCTGGCGCGACTGAGCGGTGGCAAGTACAGCGCTGAAATTGCACCCTTCGACCGGTCAGGCATTCCCGCCGAGGAAATGCTGCGCTTGATGTCACTGGGAGTCATTCCCTTTGGTACAGCGCTGCTGAGTGCCGCCACTTCACAGTACCCCATGTTCGGCGCCATGGACCTGTCGGGCCTGAATCCGGACATGGCCAGTCTGAAAAGGCATGTAACGAGTTTCCGCCCATTCCTGCAAAAAACACTGCGCGAAAAACATGGCGTCGAGGCCCTGGCGATTTACACCTATCCGGCCCAAATCTTGTTCTGCAAAAAACCCTTGGCCAGCCTCCGCGAGCTGGAAAAGCGGCGTGTCCGGATCTCCTCGCCCAGCCAGGCAGACCTGATCCAAGGCTTGGGGGGCGTGCCGGTTTTGGTGGGGTTCGGGCAAATGCTGGCGCACCTGCAATCCGGCCATACCGAGTGCGCCATCACCGGCACCATGTCGGGTAACACCATCGGCCTGTCTGACATCACAAGCCACATGTACAACCTGCCGTTTACCTGGGGACTGGCTATTTTCGGCGCCAATACGACGGCCTGGAATGCGCTGCCCTCAGACCTGAGGGCGCTCCTCAGAAAAGAGCTCGCAAGGCTGGAGACCGACATCTGGAATGCCAGCGAACGTGAGACCGCAGACGGGCTTGCCTGCAACCGCGGGGACCCCAGTTGCAAGCATGGTCGCCCCGGCAAAATGACCCAGATCAACCCCAGCCCCGACGACATCAAACTCGTCAGGGAGCTCGTCAAAACCACGGTCTTGCCGCGTTGGCAACAACGCTGCAATCAGCACTGCCGCGACATGTGGGAGAGCACCATCGGATCGGTCCCCAGCGACATGCCTTTTCCGAACAGCCGCTGA